Proteins encoded within one genomic window of Nonomuraea gerenzanensis:
- a CDS encoding ABC transporter ATP-binding protein gives MTAPALEITGLTKTFGENAAVDHVDLDVPQGSFYGLVGQNGAGKTTTLSMAVGLLRPDAGTARIFGADVWADPTRAKQLVGVLPDGMAMPERLTGREVLTYLGLLRGLSKEVVAERAEELLSVLELDVAEKTLVIEYSTGMRKKIGLATALLHAPKLLVLDEPFEAVDPVSAATIKQILRGFVAGGGSIVLSSHVMALVEQLCDHVGVIDKGRVAAAGPLDEVRGTATLEDRFVELVGAGSTAARGLSWL, from the coding sequence ATGACAGCGCCGGCTTTGGAGATCACCGGTCTGACCAAGACCTTCGGCGAGAACGCCGCGGTCGACCACGTCGATCTCGACGTGCCCCAAGGCTCCTTCTACGGCCTGGTCGGGCAGAACGGGGCCGGCAAGACGACCACGCTGTCCATGGCGGTGGGCCTGCTGCGGCCCGACGCGGGCACCGCGCGGATCTTCGGTGCGGACGTGTGGGCCGACCCGACCAGGGCCAAGCAGCTCGTCGGCGTGCTGCCCGACGGGATGGCCATGCCCGAGCGGCTGACCGGCCGCGAGGTGCTGACCTACCTCGGCCTGCTGCGCGGGCTGAGCAAGGAGGTGGTGGCCGAGCGGGCCGAGGAGCTGCTGTCGGTGCTGGAGCTGGACGTGGCGGAGAAGACGCTCGTCATCGAGTACTCCACCGGCATGCGCAAGAAGATCGGCCTGGCCACGGCGCTGCTGCACGCGCCGAAGCTGCTGGTGCTGGACGAGCCGTTCGAGGCGGTGGACCCGGTGTCGGCGGCGACGATCAAGCAGATCCTGCGCGGCTTCGTGGCCGGCGGCGGCTCGATCGTGTTGTCCAGCCATGTGATGGCGCTGGTGGAGCAGCTGTGCGACCACGTGGGCGTGATCGACAAGGGCCGGGTCGCGGCCGCGGGCCCGCTGGACGAGGTACGCGGCACGGCGACGCTGGAGGACAGGTTCGTCGAGCTGGTCGGCGCCGGCTCCACCGCCGCCAGGGGGCTGTCGTGGCTGTAG
- a CDS encoding TetR/AcrR family transcriptional regulator — protein sequence MPPESRTFIEEARRAQIIECAIDVLAEHGYLHTTLAKIAKRAKISTGVISYHFGGKDQLIQAVVADVAKLATDLMIPRILAQPTATEGLRAYIESNLEFMRLHRKPLLALVQIVTHAVGEDTRPGPYDRQADVAITDLEKLLDWGRRSGEFRDFDLRSMAIAIRGAIDAVPGRLLNDPDFDLDLLTGELVTTFTLATRRHP from the coding sequence GTGCCGCCAGAAAGTCGAACGTTCATTGAAGAGGCCCGCCGGGCTCAGATCATCGAGTGCGCCATCGACGTACTCGCCGAGCACGGCTACCTCCACACGACCCTGGCCAAGATCGCCAAGCGAGCCAAGATCAGCACGGGCGTCATCTCGTACCACTTCGGCGGCAAGGACCAGCTCATCCAGGCCGTCGTGGCGGACGTGGCCAAGCTGGCCACGGACCTGATGATCCCGCGCATCCTCGCCCAGCCCACCGCCACGGAGGGCCTGCGGGCCTACATCGAGAGCAACCTCGAGTTCATGCGGCTGCACCGCAAGCCCCTGCTGGCGCTGGTGCAGATCGTCACGCACGCCGTCGGGGAGGACACCCGCCCCGGCCCGTACGACAGGCAGGCCGACGTGGCGATCACCGACCTGGAGAAGCTGCTGGACTGGGGCCGGCGCTCCGGCGAGTTCCGCGACTTCGACCTGCGCAGCATGGCCATCGCGATCCGGGGCGCCATCGACGCCGTGCCCGGCCGGCTGCTCAACGACCCCGACTTCGATCTCGACCTGCTCACCGGCGAGCTGGTCACCACTTTCACCCTCGCCACCAGGAGACACCCATGA